From a single Hippopotamus amphibius kiboko isolate mHipAmp2 chromosome X, mHipAmp2.hap2, whole genome shotgun sequence genomic region:
- the LOC130841860 gene encoding LOW QUALITY PROTEIN: PAT complex subunit CCDC47-like (The sequence of the model RefSeq protein was modified relative to this genomic sequence to represent the inferred CDS: inserted 1 base in 1 codon), whose translation MKAFHAFCVGLLIFGRVCEAKVDDFEEEEDIAEYDDNDFAEFEDAAGDPATGSPQRVITAEDSDNEATVELEGQDENQEGDFEDADTQEGDAKSEPYDDEEFEGYEDKADTSSSRNRDPITIVDVPAHLQNSWESYYLEILMVTGLLAYIMNYIIGKNKNSRLAQAWFNTHRELLESNFTLVGDDGTNKEATSTGKLNQENEHIYNLWCSGRVCCEGMLIQLRFLKRQDLLNVLARMMRPVSDQVQIKVTMNDEDMDTYVFAVGTRKALVRLQKEMQDLSEFCSDKPKSGAKYGLPDSLAILSEMGEVTEGMMDTKMVHFLTHYADKIESVHFSDQFSGPKIMQEEGQPLKLPDTKRTLLFTFNVPGSGNTHPKDMEALLPLMNMVIYSVDKAXKFRFNREGKQKADKNRVRVEETFLKLMHVQRQEAAQSRREEKKRAEKERIMNEEDPEKQRRLEEAALRRKQKKLEKKQMKMKQIKVKAM comes from the exons ATGAAAGCCTTCCATGCTTTCTGTGTTGGGCTTTTGATATTTGGGCGTGTCTGTGAAGCCAAGGTTGATGATTtcgaggaggaggaagacattGCCGAGTACGACGATAACGACTTTGCTGAGTTTGAGGACGCTGCCGGAGACCCTGCCACTGGCTCTCCCCAGCGAGTGATAACTGCTGAAGACAGCGACAACGAGGCGACTGTGGAGTTGGAAGGGCAGGACGAAAACCAAGAAGGAGATTTCGAAGATGCAGATACCCAGGAGGGGGATGCCAAGAGTGAACCGTACGATGACGAAGAATTTGAAGGTTATGAAGACAAAGCGGATACCTCTTccagcagaaacagagacccaatAACAATTGTTGATGTTCCTGCACATCTCCAGAACAGTTGGGAGAGTTATTATCTAGAGATTTTGATGGTGACTGGTCTGCTTGCCTACATCATGAATTATATCATCGGGAAGAATAAAAACAGTCGCCTTGCTCAGGCCTGGTTTAACACTCATAGGGAGCTTTTGGAGAGCAACTTTACCTTAGTAGGGGACGATGGAACTAACAAAGAAGCCACCAGCACAGGAAAGCTGAACCAGGAGAATGAGCACATTTACAACCTGTGGTGTTCTGGTCGAGTGTGCTGTGAGGGGATGCTTATCCAGCTGAGGTTCCTCAAGAGACAGGACTTATTGAATGTCCTGGCCCGGATGATGAGGCCAGTGAGTGATCAAGTGCAAATAAAAGTAACCATGAATGATGAAGACATGGATACCTACGTGTTTGCTGTTGGTACTCGGAAAGCCTTGGTGCGACTACAGAAAGAGATGCAGGATCTGAGTGAGTTTTGTAGTGACAAACCTAAGTCGGGAGCGAAGTATGGACTGCCTGACTCCTTGGCCATCCTGTCAGAGATGGGAGAAGTCACAGAGGGAATGATGGACACAAAGATGGTTCACTTTCTTACACACTATGCTGACAAGATTGAATCTGTTCATTTTTCAGACCAGTTCTCTGGTCCAAAAATTATGCAAGAGGAAGGTCAGCCTTTAAAGCTACCTGACACTAAGAGGACACTGTTGTTTACATTTAATGTGCCTGGCTCAGGTAACACCCACCCAAAGGATATGGAGGCTTTACTACCCCTGATGAACATGGTGATTTATTCTGTTGACAAAG AAAAATTCCGATTCAACAGAGAAGGCAAACAAAAAGCAGACAAGAACCGAGTTAGAGTGGAGGAGACCTTCTTGAAGCTGATGCATGTGCAAAGACAGGAAGCCGCCCAGTCTCGGcgtgaggagaagaaaagagcagagaaggAGCGAATCATGAATGAGGAAGATCCTGAGAAACAGCGCAGGCTGGAGGAAGCTGCCTTGAGGCGTAAGCAAAAGAAATTGGagaagaagcaaatgaaaatgaaacaaatcaaagtgAAAGCCATGTAA